One stretch of Streptomyces sp. A2-16 DNA includes these proteins:
- a CDS encoding A24 family peptidase, with the protein MTALLIAVAALWGAATGALLPRPAYRFSVPSEEPWRRTCPGGHPLGGWLGRARCRTCGTRQSYGPGAPLLATVTAVVCAALAAATGTRPELGVWLLLAPAGVLLAVVDLRVRRLPDPLTLPLAAVALTLLGLVSLVPEHTGNWPNAALGTLALGAGYYVLWRINPGGMGFGDVKLALGAGAVLGWYGWDTVLLGTFAGFLLGALYGGVLVLTGKAGRRTAIPFGPFLIAGAYAGLLIGACTA; encoded by the coding sequence GTGACCGCACTGCTCATCGCCGTCGCCGCGCTGTGGGGAGCGGCGACCGGCGCCCTGCTGCCGCGCCCGGCGTACCGGTTCTCCGTGCCCTCGGAGGAACCCTGGCGGCGGACCTGCCCCGGCGGGCACCCCCTGGGCGGGTGGCTCGGGCGGGCACGTTGCCGCACCTGCGGCACGCGGCAGTCGTACGGCCCCGGCGCCCCGCTCCTCGCCACCGTCACCGCCGTCGTCTGCGCCGCCCTCGCCGCGGCCACCGGCACCCGCCCGGAGCTCGGGGTCTGGCTGCTGCTGGCTCCCGCGGGCGTCCTGCTGGCCGTCGTCGACCTGCGGGTACGCCGGTTGCCCGACCCGCTCACGCTGCCCCTCGCGGCGGTCGCGCTCACCCTGCTCGGGCTGGTCTCGCTCGTGCCCGAGCACACCGGGAACTGGCCGAACGCCGCGCTGGGCACCCTCGCGCTCGGCGCCGGCTACTACGTGCTGTGGCGCATCAACCCCGGTGGCATGGGCTTCGGCGACGTGAAACTGGCGCTCGGCGCGGGGGCGGTCCTCGGCTGGTACGGCTGGGACACCGTGCTGCTCGGCACCTTCGCCGGCTTCCTGCTCGGCGCGCTGTACGGCGGTGTCCTGGTGCTGACGGGGAAGGCCGGGCGCAGGACGGCGATCCCGTTCGGGCCGTTCCTGATCGCGGGGGCGTACGCGGGACTGCTGATCGGCGCCTGCACGGCCTGA
- the mqnC gene encoding cyclic dehypoxanthinyl futalosine synthase: MSEKADLQSVLDRAAEGGRITPEEALDLYRDAPLHALGSAADAVRRRRYAGTEHIATYIIERNINYTNVCVTACKFCAFYAPPTAKDKGWTRDLDDILRRCAETVELGGTQIMFQGGHHPDYGVEYYEKHFAAIKKEFPQLVIHSLGASEVEHMARISEVSVEEAITRIHAAGLDSFAGAGAELLPERPRKAIAPLKESGERWLEIMETAHRLGVESTSTMLMGTGETNAERIEHLRMIRDVQDRTGGFRAFIPYLYQPMNNHLKGRTQATIFEYLRMIAIARLFMDNIAHIQGSWLTTGQDAGQLTLHYGADDLGSIMLEENVVSAAGAKHRSNLQEMIDMIRTAGRVPAQRSTTYEHLVVHDDPANDPVDKRIVSHISSTAIEGGTAHPELKILTSN; encoded by the coding sequence GTGAGCGAGAAGGCCGACCTTCAGTCCGTCCTCGACCGTGCCGCGGAGGGTGGGCGCATCACGCCCGAGGAGGCGCTCGACCTCTACCGCGACGCCCCGCTGCACGCGCTGGGCTCCGCCGCGGACGCCGTGCGCCGCCGTCGGTACGCGGGCACGGAGCACATCGCGACGTACATCATCGAGCGCAACATCAACTACACGAACGTGTGCGTCACGGCGTGCAAGTTCTGCGCCTTCTACGCCCCGCCCACCGCCAAGGACAAGGGCTGGACCCGCGACCTGGACGACATCCTGCGCCGCTGCGCGGAGACCGTCGAACTCGGCGGCACCCAGATCATGTTCCAGGGCGGCCACCACCCGGACTACGGCGTCGAGTACTACGAGAAGCACTTCGCCGCCATCAAGAAGGAGTTCCCCCAGCTGGTGATCCACTCGCTGGGCGCCTCCGAGGTCGAGCACATGGCCCGGATCTCCGAGGTGAGCGTGGAGGAGGCCATCACGCGCATTCACGCGGCCGGTCTCGACTCGTTCGCGGGCGCCGGCGCGGAGCTGCTCCCCGAGCGTCCCCGCAAGGCCATCGCCCCGCTCAAGGAGTCCGGCGAGCGCTGGCTGGAGATCATGGAGACCGCGCACCGGCTGGGCGTGGAGTCCACCTCCACCATGCTGATGGGCACCGGCGAGACCAACGCCGAGCGCATCGAGCACCTGCGGATGATCCGTGACGTGCAGGACCGCACCGGTGGCTTCCGGGCGTTCATCCCGTACCTCTACCAGCCGATGAACAACCACCTGAAGGGCCGCACCCAGGCCACGATCTTCGAGTACCTGCGGATGATCGCGATCGCCCGGCTCTTCATGGACAACATCGCCCACATCCAGGGCTCCTGGCTGACCACCGGCCAGGACGCGGGCCAGCTGACCCTGCACTACGGCGCCGACGACCTCGGCTCGATCATGCTGGAGGAGAACGTCGTCTCGGCGGCCGGTGCCAAGCACCGCTCCAACCTCCAGGAAATGATCGACATGATCCGTACGGCGGGACGCGTCCCGGCCCAGCGCTCCACGACGTACGAACACCTCGTCGTCCACGACGACCCGGCGAACGACCCCGTCGACAAGCGGATCGTGTCCCACATCTCGTCGACGGCGATCGAGGGCGGCACGGCGCATCCCGAGCTGAAGATCCTCACGTCCAA